A single Carassius auratus strain Wakin unplaced genomic scaffold, ASM336829v1 scaf_tig00023534, whole genome shotgun sequence DNA region contains:
- the LOC113077909 gene encoding uncharacterized protein LOC113077909 has protein sequence MIDGLVLFCLFFSPLIGAEPHEIVSAMEGESFTLRTGFTERQGDQDIEWRFGSSRTLLTRIKSGNIITFSHTVFRDRLQLDRQTGDLTITNIDNEHTGVYELSIDLGQTELQKIFIVTVYAPVPVPVITRYSPQCSSSSSSPSSSSELKSVLLCSVVNVSHVTLSWYKGNSLLSSISESDFRISLSLPLEVEYQDINTYSCVINNPVSTQTTHLDIDQLCQTCSDCDKWSQKEL, from the exons ATGATTGACGggcttgttttgttctgtttatttttttctcctctgatcg GCGCTGAGCCGCATGAGATCGTGTCAGCGATGGAGGGAGAGTCGTTCACTCTCCGAACTGGTTTCACTGAAAGACAGGGCGATCAAGACATCGAGTGGAGGTTTGGATCGAGCAGGACTTTGTTAACCAGAATAAAGTCAGGAAACATCATTACATTCAGTCACACggtattcagagacagactgcagcTCGACAGACAGACTGGAGAtctcaccatcacaaacatcGATAATGAACACACTGGAGTTTATGAACTAAGTATCGATCTCGGACAGACAGAGTTGCAAAAAATATTCATTGTCACTGTTTATG CTCCtgtgcctgttcctgtcatcaccaGATATTCTCCTcagtgttcatcatcatcatcatcaccatcatcatcatcagagttGAAAAGTGtgctgttgtgttcagtggtgaatgtgagtcacgtgactctctcctggtacaaaggaaacagtttattgtccagcatcagtgagtCTGATTTCAGGatcagtctctctcttcctctggaggTGGAGTATCAGGATATAAACACATATAGTTGTGTGATTAACAATCCTGTCAGCacccagaccacacatctggacatcgatcaactctgtcagacatgttcaG ACTGTGACAAATGGAGTCAAAAggagctgtga